One genomic region from Entelurus aequoreus isolate RoL-2023_Sb linkage group LG14, RoL_Eaeq_v1.1, whole genome shotgun sequence encodes:
- the LOC133664280 gene encoding 5'-3' exoribonuclease 1-like: FVGSHHVTPVGSHHVAPVGSHHVAPVGSHKQFIPLQVTKKRVLANKKGQEFYSAAQSAARRGQDTPPGQSHAQKPREDQSSPRAEAVATTTADPHTPPRPNKPSTGHTPGSASKRKHRKLAVNFESGKVSEQ; the protein is encoded by the exons tttgtgGGCTCGCACCATGTTACACCTGTGGGCTCGCACCATGTTGCACCTGTGGGCTCGCACCATGTTGCACCTGTGGGCTCGCACAAGCAGTTCATCCCCTTGCAG GTGACCAAGAAGCGGGTGTTGGCCAATAAGAAGGGTCAGGAGTTCTACAGCGCCGCCCAATCAGCGGCCAGGAGAGGCCAGGACACGCCCCCTGGCCAATCACACGCTCAGAAGCCCAGAGAAGACCAGTCGTCTCCTCGCGCAGAGGCTGTTGCCACGACAACGGCAGACCCGCACACTCCCCCCCGGCCAAATAAACCCTCAACTGGCCACACCCCCGGCTCCGCCTCCAAAAGGAAACACAGGAAACTGGCTGTCAACTTTGAGTCGGGTAAAGTGTCGGAGCAGTGA